One stretch of Candidatus Baltobacteraceae bacterium DNA includes these proteins:
- a CDS encoding pyruvate carboxylase subunit B, producing MRSIKFIDTTLRDAHQCLWSTRMTTAMMLPVADYLDRAGFEAIDLEGGAVFDVCVRFLREDPWERMRIMSEAITRTPLIIMTRGQSLYTFELFSDDVVELNAQRIAANGIRYHTPYDALNDVRNLVVSVRAAKEAGLYVAAGVVYTISPVHTDDYYAKKAREIVALGVDALYLKDPSGLLTPERVRTLVPALRAAIGALPLQLHTHCLTGLGPLAALEAIGCGVDAVHTATSVLANGASQPSTEWVASNARRMGYGVDLDLDLIEPVREHFKYVAEREGKPLGEVLEYDPFHYEHHVAGGMISNLRSQLRDMGMEIKLEAILAEMAHVRKDLGYPIIVSPFAQFVATQATLNVIGGERYKTIPDEVRRYVLGYYGELAAPVEPNLYDRITAGERVVTERPGDLLPPTLERIRRERGPFDSDDDLLLAVFYSADQYDALKAAGPIQRAYAVDRTPLLTLVRELSGRDDIASFRLVKS from the coding sequence GTGAGAAGCATTAAATTTATCGACACGACGCTGCGCGACGCGCACCAGTGTTTGTGGTCGACGCGTATGACGACTGCGATGATGCTTCCGGTCGCGGACTATTTGGATCGCGCCGGCTTCGAAGCGATCGATTTGGAAGGCGGCGCCGTTTTCGACGTGTGCGTGCGCTTCCTGCGCGAAGACCCGTGGGAGCGGATGCGGATCATGAGCGAGGCGATCACACGCACTCCGCTGATCATCATGACCCGCGGCCAGAGCCTGTACACCTTCGAGCTTTTCTCGGACGACGTCGTCGAGCTGAACGCCCAACGCATTGCAGCCAACGGCATCCGCTACCATACGCCCTACGACGCGCTCAACGATGTGCGCAACCTCGTCGTCTCGGTGCGCGCCGCCAAAGAGGCGGGACTCTATGTCGCAGCCGGCGTCGTCTACACGATCAGTCCGGTGCACACCGACGACTACTACGCCAAGAAAGCGCGTGAGATCGTCGCGCTCGGCGTCGATGCGCTGTATCTCAAGGATCCAAGTGGACTCCTGACGCCGGAGCGCGTCCGGACGCTCGTTCCGGCCTTGCGAGCGGCGATTGGAGCGCTTCCGCTGCAGCTCCACACGCATTGTCTCACGGGTCTTGGACCGCTTGCCGCGCTCGAGGCGATTGGCTGCGGTGTCGACGCCGTGCACACGGCGACGTCAGTTCTCGCCAACGGCGCTTCGCAACCGTCGACGGAATGGGTTGCGAGCAACGCGCGGCGCATGGGATACGGCGTTGATCTCGATCTCGATTTGATCGAGCCCGTGCGCGAGCATTTCAAGTACGTCGCCGAGCGCGAGGGCAAGCCGCTTGGCGAGGTTCTCGAGTACGACCCGTTTCACTACGAGCATCACGTTGCGGGCGGTATGATCTCGAATCTGCGCAGCCAACTGCGCGATATGGGAATGGAAATCAAGCTCGAAGCGATTCTCGCGGAGATGGCGCACGTCCGAAAGGATCTCGGCTATCCGATCATCGTGAGTCCGTTCGCGCAATTCGTCGCGACGCAGGCGACGCTCAACGTCATCGGCGGGGAGCGCTACAAGACGATTCCCGATGAAGTGCGACGTTACGTGCTCGGCTACTACGGCGAGCTGGCCGCGCCCGTCGAGCCGAACCTCTACGATCGGATCACGGCCGGGGAACGTGTCGTCACCGAGCGCCCGGGCGACCTGCTGCCGCCGACCCTCGAGCGCATTCGTCGCGAGCGCGGGCCGTTCGACTCCGACGACGATCTGCTCTTGGCTGTGTTCTACAGTGCGGATCAATATGACGCGCTCAAAGCGGCGGGGCCGATTCAGCGAGCCTACGCCGTCGATCGAACGCCGCTACTCACACTTGTACGCGAGCTTTCGGGCCGCGACGACATTGCTTCTTTCCGTTTGGTGAAATCGTGA
- a CDS encoding thiolase family protein produces MIEILGGVRTPIGKFGGALQKLRARDIGTHAVRETIAATGIAGSDVDLAIVGLARQAGNGPNPGRLMAVGGGLPHTTPAYTVQQACLSGMLAVINGTQAIETGAASVVLAGGVEHMSSVPHLSFDTRWGARMGTSELVDAMFADGFIDPMCGKHMGKLCDELAARYGISRSEQDAYALESQQRWAKANAARADAGIISGLTPLGVDENPRPDSALEALAKLRPAFDPEGTVTPGNACGLADGAAAIVFASSEASQRIGAKPKARIIGTAIAAIDPKDYAIAPVASTRKLLAKLNMRIDQFDFVEINEAFAAQMLACIRDLEIDRARVNVWGGAIAVGHPIGMSGIRVLLNAVHQLETLGGRYALAAICGNGGQGASIALERV; encoded by the coding sequence GTGATCGAAATTCTTGGCGGCGTGCGAACGCCCATCGGCAAATTCGGCGGCGCGCTCCAGAAGCTCCGCGCCCGCGACATCGGCACGCACGCGGTGCGCGAAACGATCGCTGCGACCGGCATCGCCGGAAGCGACGTCGATTTGGCGATCGTCGGACTCGCGCGTCAAGCCGGCAACGGGCCGAATCCGGGACGCTTGATGGCAGTCGGCGGTGGGCTGCCGCACACGACGCCTGCGTATACGGTGCAGCAAGCCTGTCTGTCGGGAATGCTTGCGGTGATCAACGGAACGCAAGCCATCGAGACTGGCGCCGCGAGCGTCGTCTTGGCGGGTGGCGTCGAACACATGTCGAGCGTTCCCCATCTGTCGTTCGATACGCGCTGGGGTGCGCGCATGGGAACGTCCGAGCTGGTCGACGCCATGTTTGCCGACGGCTTCATCGATCCAATGTGCGGAAAACACATGGGCAAGTTGTGCGACGAGCTTGCAGCACGCTACGGGATCTCGCGCTCCGAACAAGATGCGTATGCGCTCGAGAGTCAGCAGCGCTGGGCAAAGGCAAACGCCGCGCGCGCGGACGCCGGAATAATTTCGGGCCTCACGCCGCTGGGCGTCGACGAGAATCCGCGTCCGGATTCCGCGCTCGAAGCCCTCGCAAAACTCCGGCCGGCGTTCGATCCCGAAGGCACCGTGACGCCCGGTAATGCATGCGGTCTTGCCGACGGCGCTGCAGCCATCGTGTTTGCGTCTTCCGAAGCATCTCAGCGAATTGGCGCGAAACCGAAAGCGCGAATCATCGGGACGGCGATCGCAGCCATCGATCCCAAAGACTACGCGATTGCTCCGGTAGCCTCGACGCGCAAGCTGCTCGCGAAGCTCAACATGCGCATCGATCAATTCGATTTCGTCGAGATCAACGAAGCGTTCGCCGCGCAGATGTTGGCCTGCATTCGGGATCTCGAGATCGACCGCGCACGCGTCAACGTTTGGGGTGGCGCAATTGCCGTCGGGCATCCGATCGGCATGTCGGGAATTCGCGTGTTGTTAAACGCCGTCCATCAGCTCGAGACATTGGGTGGACGTTACGCGCTTGCCGCGATCTGCGGCAATGGAGGCCAGGGGGCGAGCATCGCGCTCGAGCGCGTCTAG
- a CDS encoding MFS transporter, whose amino-acid sequence MAVRSSATGTSNIRLVALASTVGTTVEWYDFFLYNTMAALVFNKLFFPQFDPVVGTLLAFTASFVGFIARPIGAVVFGHFGDRIGRKSMLILTLLIMGVGTFLIAFLPTYSAIGTSAAILLLILRMVQGFGLGGEWGGAVLMSAEHASDRDRGFYASWPQIGVPAGLALGTTVTALLSHGLSSDDFLNYGWRIGFALSAVLVIIGIYIRLRIFETPLFQQVQEQKQIATVPFAELWRGYSLNVILGMGIRYIEGVGFNIYAVFVIAYMAGTLKYPRTDVLNAVTIAAIVMIFFIPFWSRLSDRIGRRKVFGAGVIATGILAYPAFWLMGQGVGWAWLAITIPFGIAYAAIYGPEAALFSELFDTRVRYTGISFVYQFSGIFASGLTPIIATALLKTSGTPWLVAGYMVIVAVVSLASLLAMRKFYMPVPSSGDSAIAAAGAG is encoded by the coding sequence ATGGCAGTACGTTCGTCCGCTACAGGAACGAGTAATATTCGGCTCGTCGCATTGGCGAGCACGGTTGGCACCACGGTTGAGTGGTACGACTTCTTCCTGTACAACACGATGGCAGCGCTCGTGTTCAACAAGCTCTTCTTTCCGCAGTTCGATCCGGTTGTCGGAACGCTGCTCGCGTTCACCGCGTCGTTCGTCGGATTCATCGCTCGACCGATCGGTGCAGTCGTCTTCGGACACTTCGGCGATCGTATCGGACGAAAGAGCATGCTGATCCTGACGCTCTTGATCATGGGCGTCGGAACGTTCTTGATCGCGTTTCTGCCGACGTATAGTGCGATCGGAACCTCGGCTGCGATTCTACTGCTGATATTGCGCATGGTGCAAGGTTTCGGTCTGGGCGGAGAGTGGGGCGGCGCAGTCTTGATGTCCGCCGAGCACGCGTCGGACCGCGATCGCGGCTTCTACGCAAGCTGGCCGCAAATCGGGGTTCCCGCTGGTCTCGCACTCGGTACGACCGTTACCGCTCTTCTCTCGCACGGCTTGTCGTCGGATGATTTCTTGAACTACGGCTGGCGCATTGGTTTCGCGCTCAGCGCGGTGCTCGTTATCATCGGTATCTACATTCGTTTGCGGATCTTCGAGACGCCGCTCTTCCAGCAGGTGCAAGAGCAAAAGCAGATTGCGACGGTCCCGTTTGCGGAGCTATGGCGCGGCTATAGCCTAAACGTGATCCTCGGCATGGGGATCCGCTACATCGAAGGCGTCGGCTTCAACATATACGCGGTGTTCGTTATCGCATACATGGCTGGAACGCTGAAGTATCCGCGCACCGACGTGCTCAACGCGGTAACGATTGCGGCGATCGTGATGATTTTCTTCATCCCGTTTTGGTCGCGGCTTTCAGATCGCATCGGGCGGCGCAAGGTTTTCGGCGCCGGCGTAATCGCAACGGGCATCCTTGCCTATCCGGCGTTTTGGCTGATGGGCCAAGGCGTGGGCTGGGCGTGGCTCGCGATCACAATTCCGTTCGGAATCGCATACGCGGCGATTTACGGACCGGAAGCGGCGCTCTTCAGTGAGCTGTTCGACACGCGCGTGCGTTACACGGGCATCTCGTTTGTCTATCAATTCTCAGGCATCTTCGCGAGCGGCTTAACGCCGATTATCGCGACGGCGCTGTTGAAGACGAGCGGTACTCCGTGGCTGGTCGCGGGCTATATGGTGATCGTCGCCGTGGTTAGCTTGGCATCGCTCCTGGCCATGCGCAAGTTCTACATGCCGGTTCCCTCAAGCGGCGACTCCGCCATCGCGGCGGCCGGCGCAGGCTAA
- a CDS encoding SDR family NAD(P)-dependent oxidoreductase — MDLGLSGKIALVTGAANGIGRAVAQALASEGVRVYLADLDASGAADAADSLRSNGAAAEGVGLDVGDANSVQEVFSRIRSREKRLDVLVNSAGILRTSTLGDSTPADWEVLSRINVGGVYLCCKAAVDMMSGQRYGKIVNLSSISAFKGGGSVGNVLYGASKAAVIALTKGFAREYAPLGINVNAVAPAVTQTPMTQDSFSNLELRARVERSIPAGRIAEPSEIAGLTLFLVSDLAAYINGSIVVIDGGLLTA; from the coding sequence ATGGATCTCGGGCTGAGTGGCAAGATCGCCCTGGTCACGGGCGCGGCGAACGGAATCGGACGCGCCGTCGCGCAGGCACTAGCAAGCGAGGGCGTCCGCGTCTATCTCGCGGATTTGGATGCGAGCGGGGCCGCCGACGCGGCTGATTCACTGCGTTCTAATGGAGCGGCTGCCGAGGGGGTCGGTCTCGACGTCGGCGACGCGAACTCCGTGCAAGAAGTCTTCAGCCGCATTCGCAGTCGCGAAAAGCGTCTCGACGTGCTCGTCAACAGCGCCGGGATTCTGAGAACGAGCACGCTCGGAGACTCGACGCCCGCCGATTGGGAGGTGCTCTCACGCATCAACGTCGGTGGCGTGTATTTGTGCTGCAAAGCGGCCGTCGATATGATGAGCGGACAACGCTACGGAAAGATCGTCAATCTTTCTTCGATCTCCGCGTTCAAAGGCGGAGGATCGGTCGGGAACGTGCTTTACGGCGCGAGCAAAGCCGCCGTCATCGCTCTCACCAAGGGATTCGCGCGCGAATACGCACCGCTCGGAATCAACGTGAACGCCGTCGCGCCTGCGGTCACCCAGACGCCAATGACCCAGGATAGCTTCTCGAATCTCGAGCTCCGCGCGCGTGTCGAGCGCAGCATACCGGCCGGAAGAATTGCTGAACCTTCCGAGATTGCTGGCCTAACGCTGTTCCTCGTCTCCGATCTCGCCGCGTACATCAACGGCTCGATCGTCGTGATTGACGGCGGTTTGCTGACCGCTTAG
- a CDS encoding FecR domain-containing protein yields the protein MFASVVLLAGALPGGTSSDMTLQRLAGYVGYQNSTSSSVTMVSISHPFDSDAYASTQAQSIAVLDFPDDSRVTLGGNSVIQVHANFSKRKHVRRHQDPIVWEGSAIRLPSDASILRFDIHQPYDGNELYVVSTRFARIAIRGTTALLADSLSGDILTCLDCGAGDIVADVGGNDFAILNNETLRIRANGRVTVEETNPVILQEFIDAGLSTYIPRPRPSPKPRFHWPIKL from the coding sequence TTGTTTGCATCTGTCGTGCTGCTCGCCGGGGCTCTTCCGGGCGGAACGTCGAGCGATATGACGCTGCAACGGCTTGCCGGCTACGTCGGATATCAGAACAGCACGTCGTCGTCCGTGACGATGGTTTCGATCTCGCATCCGTTCGATAGCGACGCGTACGCGTCGACGCAAGCGCAGTCGATTGCCGTCCTCGATTTTCCGGATGACTCGCGCGTGACGCTGGGCGGAAACAGCGTCATCCAGGTGCACGCCAACTTTTCGAAACGCAAGCACGTGCGCCGGCATCAGGATCCGATCGTATGGGAAGGCTCGGCGATTCGTCTTCCATCGGATGCCTCGATCTTACGCTTCGATATTCATCAACCGTACGACGGCAACGAGCTATACGTCGTTTCGACGCGTTTCGCGCGGATCGCGATTCGTGGAACGACCGCGCTGCTCGCGGACAGCCTAAGCGGCGACATCCTCACGTGTCTTGACTGCGGTGCCGGCGATATCGTCGCCGACGTGGGTGGAAACGACTTCGCGATTCTCAACAACGAAACGTTGCGCATTCGTGCCAACGGACGAGTGACGGTCGAAGAGACGAATCCGGTGATCTTGCAAGAATTCATCGACGCGGGGTTGTCGACATACATTCCGCGACCGCGACCGTCGCCCAAACCCCGCTTTCACTGGCCGATCAAGCTCTAG
- a CDS encoding bifunctional diguanylate cyclase/phosphodiesterase, which translates to MARLLAVTRDILEAEDLDRGLDSIASAVRDLFHFKYVTIVAAEDASAPMQRRVMQGWPESLTAQRIGERVGRDEIRAILKREFEVFESCYFIAAETDTQWSRSIYSGDLPADAPRQAPERWHERDSLTFVLRDRLGGMLGYMGVDGPEDGTIPPRDTLRSMQLFVNLVGLALANARAHAAEIERRRLLEASHAQLRYEATHDGLTRLPNRQLFAEELEATLRAGTIAGRTNAVAFVDLDEFKTINDTLGHLAGDLVLLRVAERLRATTSRSDVVARLGGDEFAVLLRDRKDSEEIQDQVDSMINEIIQPIEHEDGRVFASASVGIAILEQRHVTISDVLREADVAMYAAKTSGRSRKALFDAEMHSQSARRLGLISGLRDAVDGTQFTVEYQPIVSLDDGTMVGVEALIRWAHATLGKVSPGEFIPLAEEVGTIVPIGRFVLEESCRRYAEWMRIREGRPFSLHVNLSVQEILQPDVVPFVEHLLRERGIEPAELTIEITEHAILRSSNYANAALVGLRGLGVKLCIDDFGTGYSSLRYLQEFPIDSLKIDRSFIHGRSGGLGSEPIVKMLTQLAASYEVEVIAEGVEHQRQADALVRLGCRHAQGFLFAASQTPELISKKLAATQPAPQQARVRAGRRSS; encoded by the coding sequence TTGGCGCGGCTCCTTGCCGTAACGCGCGATATTCTTGAAGCAGAAGATCTCGACCGAGGTCTCGATTCGATTGCATCCGCCGTGCGCGATCTGTTTCATTTCAAATATGTTACGATCGTCGCCGCCGAGGATGCATCTGCGCCGATGCAACGCCGCGTCATGCAGGGTTGGCCCGAAAGCTTAACAGCGCAGCGCATCGGCGAACGCGTCGGACGCGACGAGATACGCGCCATCCTCAAGCGCGAATTCGAAGTCTTTGAATCTTGCTATTTCATTGCCGCCGAGACCGACACGCAGTGGTCGCGCTCGATCTATTCGGGCGATCTTCCCGCGGATGCGCCGCGTCAGGCTCCGGAACGGTGGCACGAGCGCGATTCGCTAACGTTCGTGTTGCGCGACCGGTTGGGTGGAATGCTCGGGTACATGGGCGTCGACGGTCCGGAAGACGGCACGATTCCGCCACGCGATACCTTGCGCTCGATGCAGCTCTTCGTAAACTTGGTCGGGCTTGCGCTCGCAAACGCTCGCGCCCACGCGGCGGAAATCGAACGGCGGCGTTTGCTCGAGGCTAGTCATGCGCAGCTGCGTTATGAAGCCACGCACGACGGGCTCACGCGCCTTCCGAATCGCCAGCTTTTTGCCGAAGAGCTCGAAGCTACGCTGCGCGCGGGCACGATCGCCGGCCGAACCAACGCGGTTGCGTTCGTGGATCTCGACGAGTTCAAAACGATCAATGATACGCTCGGACACTTGGCGGGTGACCTGGTTTTGCTGCGCGTTGCAGAGCGCCTACGCGCAACAACTTCGCGCAGCGACGTCGTGGCGCGGCTCGGCGGCGACGAGTTCGCCGTGCTGCTGCGCGATCGCAAAGACTCAGAAGAGATCCAAGATCAAGTCGATTCGATGATCAACGAGATCATCCAACCAATCGAGCACGAGGACGGCAGAGTCTTTGCGTCCGCGAGTGTCGGCATCGCGATTCTCGAACAACGTCATGTAACGATCTCGGATGTGCTGCGTGAAGCCGACGTCGCGATGTATGCTGCAAAGACGAGCGGACGGTCGCGCAAGGCACTGTTCGATGCCGAAATGCACTCGCAGTCCGCGCGCCGTTTGGGCTTGATCAGCGGTTTGCGTGATGCCGTCGACGGCACCCAATTCACGGTCGAGTATCAACCGATCGTTTCCTTGGACGATGGAACGATGGTCGGCGTCGAAGCTTTGATTCGATGGGCCCATGCAACGCTCGGCAAAGTCTCGCCTGGTGAGTTCATTCCACTTGCAGAGGAGGTCGGCACGATCGTTCCGATCGGGCGCTTCGTTTTGGAAGAATCATGCCGGCGCTACGCGGAGTGGATGCGAATTCGGGAAGGGCGCCCGTTCTCGTTGCACGTGAACCTGAGCGTGCAAGAGATCTTACAACCTGACGTCGTGCCCTTCGTCGAGCACTTGTTACGCGAACGCGGGATTGAACCGGCCGAACTCACGATCGAGATCACGGAGCACGCAATCTTGCGCAGCAGCAACTATGCGAACGCGGCGCTGGTCGGCTTACGCGGTTTGGGCGTCAAGCTCTGCATCGACGACTTTGGCACCGGCTATTCGTCGCTGCGCTATCTTCAAGAATTTCCGATCGACTCACTCAAGATCGATCGCTCCTTCATTCACGGAAGGAGCGGTGGTTTAGGAAGTGAGCCAATCGTCAAGATGTTGACACAACTAGCTGCGTCGTACGAGGTCGAAGTGATCGCGGAGGGTGTCGAACATCAACGGCAGGCCGACGCGCTCGTGCGACTCGGGTGTCGTCACGCGCAAGGTTTCCTATTCGCCGCCTCGCAGACACCCGAGCTGATTTCGAAGAAGCTAGCTGCTACGCAGCCCGCGCCGCAACAAGCTCGAGTTCGAGCGGGTCGTCGCTCTTCGTAA
- a CDS encoding tetratricopeptide repeat protein: MKQRGRNLLERAATAFRAGDLTAAKRFCDEVLAGAGGDSEALNISGAIAFSQRDYPEAERLFILAAASSKENLAALFNLGKVLEVQKRFEEAANAYRKILRVQPGNIETRLRLGIARYQQNSYDDAIDVFQDVLRREPENATAALSLGVAFNTTGRYEESIVVLRRLLVREPDQIEAYHALGDSLIALHRPDEAARACESVLSRNPNDVLATILMGQAECERNDYTAAERYFRRAALLDPKRHEANMNLGVLFQRLGRINDALSCGKIAVELAPRDPLAHVNYGMGLLLAGELAKGWPEAEWRQADPHMRGHFPYRARLPIWTGERLSGKLLIAREQGLGDFVMASRFFAETAARTNEVVVEVPAELMPLFKERTDVRVVADRCDPAILETFTAHLPVCSLPFVLGVNETNIPGTVPYLLASHELTARFKKRFAELGDDLKIGLVWAGSPGHLLDRYRSAPVAQFAELADVEGVRWISLQKGTHEPLQALPIIDLAPELTDFGVTAAAISALDVIVTVDTAVAHVAGALGKPVWLLNGFGSYWLWQLRRTDSPWYPTMRLFRQHAPNDWKGLFRELRAELEATERIRA; the protein is encoded by the coding sequence GTGAAGCAGCGAGGGCGAAATCTTTTGGAGCGTGCGGCGACGGCGTTCCGCGCGGGCGACTTGACGGCAGCCAAGCGCTTCTGCGACGAGGTGCTGGCCGGCGCCGGCGGCGACTCCGAAGCGTTAAACATTTCGGGCGCGATTGCTTTTTCGCAGCGTGATTACCCCGAGGCGGAGCGTCTGTTCATTCTTGCCGCTGCATCTTCGAAAGAGAATCTTGCGGCACTCTTCAACCTCGGCAAAGTCCTCGAAGTGCAAAAACGCTTCGAAGAAGCTGCGAACGCATATCGCAAGATCTTGCGCGTGCAACCCGGAAATATCGAAACGCGCCTGCGCCTTGGGATCGCGCGCTACCAGCAGAATTCCTACGACGACGCGATCGACGTCTTTCAAGATGTCCTGCGTCGCGAGCCGGAAAACGCGACTGCCGCGCTGAGCCTGGGCGTCGCATTCAATACGACGGGGCGTTACGAAGAATCGATCGTCGTTTTGCGTCGTCTCCTCGTGCGCGAGCCGGATCAAATCGAGGCGTATCACGCGCTCGGTGATTCGTTGATCGCGCTACACCGTCCGGACGAAGCCGCGCGGGCTTGCGAATCAGTGCTCTCGCGCAATCCGAACGACGTGCTGGCGACGATCCTCATGGGACAAGCCGAGTGCGAGCGCAACGACTATACCGCCGCCGAGCGTTACTTCCGGCGTGCCGCATTACTCGACCCGAAACGGCACGAGGCCAACATGAATCTCGGCGTCCTCTTTCAACGCCTCGGCCGCATCAATGACGCGCTCTCGTGCGGGAAGATCGCGGTCGAGCTTGCGCCGCGGGACCCGCTCGCGCACGTGAACTACGGGATGGGACTGTTGCTCGCGGGCGAGCTTGCAAAGGGCTGGCCGGAGGCCGAGTGGCGCCAGGCCGATCCGCACATGCGCGGCCATTTCCCTTATCGAGCGCGCCTTCCGATATGGACCGGCGAGCGGCTGAGCGGCAAGCTCTTGATCGCGCGCGAGCAAGGTCTGGGTGATTTCGTGATGGCGTCGCGGTTCTTTGCCGAGACTGCGGCTCGGACAAACGAGGTTGTGGTCGAGGTTCCGGCCGAGTTGATGCCGCTGTTCAAGGAACGGACCGACGTTCGCGTCGTCGCCGACCGTTGCGATCCCGCGATCCTGGAAACGTTCACCGCGCATTTGCCGGTGTGTAGTCTGCCTTTCGTCTTAGGTGTCAACGAAACGAACATTCCGGGGACGGTACCGTATCTTCTTGCGTCACACGAGCTTACCGCGCGTTTCAAGAAGCGTTTTGCGGAGCTCGGGGACGATCTGAAGATCGGTCTTGTTTGGGCGGGAAGTCCCGGCCATCTGCTGGACCGGTATCGCTCCGCGCCGGTCGCGCAATTTGCGGAACTGGCGGACGTCGAAGGCGTGCGCTGGATCAGTCTGCAGAAAGGCACGCACGAACCGTTGCAGGCGCTGCCGATCATCGATCTCGCTCCCGAGCTTACTGATTTTGGCGTCACTGCGGCGGCGATTTCCGCGCTGGATGTGATCGTCACCGTCGACACGGCGGTCGCACATGTCGCGGGAGCGCTCGGAAAGCCGGTTTGGCTTCTCAATGGTTTCGGCAGCTACTGGCTTTGGCAGCTGCGGCGTACCGATTCTCCGTGGTATCCGACGATGCGGTTATTCCGGCAACACGCACCCAATGATTGGAAAGGGTTGTTTCGCGAGCTTCGCGCCGAGCTGGAAGCTACGGAGCGAATTCGAGCATAA
- a CDS encoding VOC family protein, whose amino-acid sequence MSQSEPILDHVVVDVRDGVDDAVTLFRRLGFSLTARGYHTLGSVNHLAVFQTNYMELLGWEGGAANARPELSRYPFGLNGLVFRANDADTLTASFATAGLPAQPPLTFSRPVRLPNGAQMEARFRTVRFEPGAFGSTRLYFCEHFTPELVWRPEWQHHDNGALDIARVIVQAAQPHRLGTLFATMFGEAATSLEGDSCVVRAKGTRIEIMPRAEIAHAFRDAAPDLGGRDEAMAGLTIRTSSLATTAAALSAGSIPTMQIGNERILVPAGAALNVMLEFAP is encoded by the coding sequence ATGTCCCAATCTGAGCCGATTCTCGACCATGTCGTCGTTGACGTTCGCGATGGCGTCGATGACGCGGTCACGCTGTTTCGACGGCTCGGCTTTTCGCTTACAGCGCGTGGCTACCACACGCTCGGTTCGGTCAATCATCTGGCCGTCTTCCAAACGAACTACATGGAACTACTCGGTTGGGAAGGCGGCGCCGCGAATGCGCGTCCGGAGCTCTCGCGCTATCCCTTCGGTTTGAATGGGCTTGTCTTTCGGGCGAACGACGCCGACACGCTGACCGCATCGTTTGCGACTGCAGGATTGCCGGCACAACCGCCGCTCACGTTTTCGCGGCCGGTTCGTCTTCCCAACGGCGCGCAAATGGAAGCGCGCTTTCGAACGGTACGCTTTGAACCGGGAGCCTTCGGATCAACGCGCCTCTACTTCTGCGAACATTTCACGCCCGAGCTTGTCTGGCGACCGGAGTGGCAGCATCACGATAACGGCGCGCTCGACATCGCGCGCGTCATCGTCCAAGCCGCGCAGCCGCATCGCCTCGGTACGCTCTTCGCGACGATGTTCGGTGAAGCAGCGACATCGCTCGAAGGCGATTCTTGCGTCGTGCGCGCGAAGGGCACGCGCATCGAGATTATGCCGCGCGCCGAGATTGCGCACGCATTTCGGGACGCCGCGCCCGACCTCGGGGGTCGCGATGAAGCGATGGCGGGCCTGACGATTCGGACCTCGAGCCTTGCGACCACGGCTGCCGCGCTTTCCGCCGGGTCGATCCCAACGATGCAAATCGGCAACGAACGTATTTTGGTTCCGGCCGGAGCCGCTTTGAACGTTATGCTCGAATTCGCTCCGTAG